In Ruminiclostridium papyrosolvens DSM 2782, the following proteins share a genomic window:
- a CDS encoding iron-containing alcohol dehydrogenase family protein encodes MDNQFEFFMPTKICFEAGISKKVDKYISGKNVLIISDPFLYQSGVAKQIGEGMSGKNVAYFSDVEPNPSCESVDKAAEVARAINADCVIGLGGGSALDISKIVSCLVTNEGSIYDYYSGGSRTLSKRQATLVCIPTTAGTGSEVTNVGVYTNKKAGIKMPMVNNEFWPDYSIIDCELTYTLPAPVTASTGMDAFCHAIEAYWNKASQPICDMLAIGAMKLILDNIKTAYSEPTNKEARAAMIKASLIAGIAFSQTRTTGIHALSFPLTTEFGANHGTACSITLPAFIKISGQQAEAKMKALTDYLGFESLEKFSEAIEELMKGMNMPVRLHQIGVKETDLEHITEVGLGAAIIQLTPAEMNKETVYKLLKSIL; translated from the coding sequence ATGGATAACCAATTTGAATTTTTTATGCCTACCAAAATATGTTTTGAGGCCGGAATATCTAAGAAAGTTGATAAGTATATCAGCGGAAAGAATGTTCTGATTATTTCAGACCCTTTTCTCTATCAGTCCGGTGTTGCAAAACAGATCGGAGAAGGTATGTCAGGTAAAAATGTTGCCTACTTTAGTGATGTGGAGCCTAATCCTTCATGTGAAAGCGTTGATAAAGCAGCAGAAGTTGCAAGAGCTATAAACGCTGATTGCGTTATCGGTTTAGGTGGCGGAAGCGCTCTTGATATTTCAAAAATAGTTTCCTGTCTGGTTACAAACGAAGGCAGCATTTATGACTATTACAGCGGCGGCAGCAGGACACTGTCAAAGAGACAGGCAACTCTGGTATGTATTCCAACAACTGCCGGAACAGGCAGCGAAGTAACAAATGTTGGTGTATATACAAACAAAAAGGCCGGCATAAAAATGCCAATGGTTAATAATGAATTCTGGCCTGACTATTCAATAATTGACTGTGAGCTTACATATACCTTGCCGGCTCCGGTTACGGCATCTACAGGAATGGATGCTTTCTGCCATGCGATTGAAGCATACTGGAACAAGGCATCACAGCCAATTTGCGATATGCTTGCAATTGGTGCTATGAAGCTGATACTTGACAATATAAAAACTGCGTACAGCGAACCTACAAATAAGGAAGCAAGAGCAGCAATGATTAAGGCCAGTCTGATTGCAGGAATTGCCTTCAGCCAGACAAGAACAACCGGTATACACGCATTAAGTTTTCCATTAACAACAGAATTTGGAGCAAACCATGGAACTGCCTGCTCCATAACTCTTCCTGCATTTATAAAAATCAGCGGACAGCAGGCTGAAGCAAAAATGAAAGCTCTGACAGATTACCTTGGCTTTGAAAGTCTGGAGAAATTCTCCGAAGCAATTGAAGAGCTTATGAAAGGTATGAATATGCCTGTACGTTTACACCAAATCGGAGTTAAGGAAACTGACTTAGAGCATATAACAGAAGTTGGTCTTGGAGCTGCGATTATACAGTTAACTCCGGCTGAAATGAATAAGGAAACAGTTTATAAACTTCTTAAATCAATTCTATAA
- a CDS encoding class D sortase, producing MFKKLIPWILIVLGCLIIGFAIYLKADTYWNQHKLINQYEKYCENIKNQKGGPSDNNPEVSLDSNKPTEKKLPDTIMNPDQENEKKEEERKLPKIIGIMSIPKLDLKVAIGDGSSNAAMRYTVGHFLETAYPGENGNFAVIGHRSYKYGQFFNRLDELEKGDSIGIKSGTKTYEYIVTEKIVVKPEDTWVLNTTAKPTITLITCSPIRIATHRLVVKGVLNKIN from the coding sequence ATGTTCAAAAAATTAATACCTTGGATTCTAATAGTATTGGGCTGCTTAATAATTGGATTTGCAATATATCTTAAAGCTGATACTTATTGGAACCAGCATAAACTCATAAATCAGTATGAGAAATATTGCGAGAATATAAAGAATCAAAAAGGGGGACCTTCGGATAATAATCCGGAGGTTTCTCTTGATAGTAATAAACCTACCGAAAAAAAGTTACCTGACACTATAATGAATCCTGACCAAGAAAATGAGAAAAAAGAGGAGGAAAGAAAGCTCCCGAAGATTATAGGAATTATGAGTATCCCAAAATTAGATTTAAAAGTAGCTATTGGTGACGGTTCATCCAATGCAGCAATGAGATACACTGTTGGACATTTCTTAGAAACAGCTTACCCCGGTGAAAATGGAAATTTTGCAGTAATTGGGCATAGAAGTTATAAATACGGACAGTTCTTTAACAGATTGGATGAACTGGAAAAAGGAGATTCTATTGGTATCAAGAGTGGCACAAAGACATATGAATATATTGTTACAGAAAAAATCGTAGTCAAGCCTGAAGACACGTGGGTACTTAATACTACTGCAAAACCAACAATTACTTTAATCACCTGTTCACCAATTAGAATTGCAACACATAGACTGGTAGTAAAGGGAGTACTTAATAAAATTAATTAG
- a CDS encoding RpiB/LacA/LacB family sugar-phosphate isomerase translates to MKKIIIGSDKSGFPLKEAIKAHLTQLGYEVTDGGTLNEEEPKPYFEVASAVAKRVSDGEFERAVLICGTGMGVSIVANKHKGVYAAVCENTYAAEKARAINDANILCLGGWLTAEIVGCAMVDTFLNTEFTQNLEEWRAKNLRNARIQVKNIEDEIYK, encoded by the coding sequence ATGAAAAAAATAATTATTGGTTCCGACAAATCAGGTTTTCCATTAAAGGAAGCTATAAAAGCACATTTGACACAGTTGGGTTATGAAGTTACTGACGGTGGCACACTCAACGAAGAGGAACCCAAACCATATTTTGAAGTAGCTTCGGCAGTTGCAAAGAGAGTATCAGACGGGGAATTTGAAAGAGCTGTATTAATCTGCGGTACCGGTATGGGAGTATCAATTGTTGCTAATAAGCACAAGGGAGTGTATGCAGCAGTTTGTGAAAATACATATGCTGCTGAAAAAGCCAGAGCTATAAACGATGCTAACATTTTATGCCTTGGCGGCTGGCTTACTGCCGAAATTGTGGGCTGTGCCATGGTAGACACCTTCCTTAATACGGAATTTACACAGAACCTTGAAGAATGGCGAGCAAAGAATTTAAGAAATGCAAGAATACAAGTTAAAAATATTGAAGATGAGATTTATAAATAA
- a CDS encoding transketolase family protein has translation MVLENRWLRETYVDLLIEYAKQDERLVIVEADLMKAAGTTRFGETFPERTINCGVQEANMIGVAAGMSAMGKVPFTHTFTPFSTRRVCDQVTLSVAYAGLNVKIMGSDPGVTAELNGGTHMSMEDVAIMRNIPDMIIYEPVDSAQLKKIFPQILEHYGPVYIRLLRRNAVQIFDDNTEFKLGKGIVIKEGKDVTILASGIMVAEALKAAQTLSAKGIDAEIINIHTIKPLDEELVLQSARKTGAVVTAENHSILNGLGGAVAEYLSENYPVPVQRVGVKDTFGEVGFTDFLKEKYGLTEKEIVLAAEKAIAMKR, from the coding sequence ATGGTACTTGAAAACAGATGGTTAAGAGAGACCTATGTAGACCTGCTGATAGAATATGCAAAGCAGGATGAAAGACTTGTTATAGTAGAAGCTGACCTTATGAAGGCGGCTGGAACTACACGCTTTGGTGAAACTTTTCCCGAAAGAACTATAAACTGCGGCGTTCAGGAAGCAAATATGATTGGAGTTGCAGCAGGAATGTCTGCAATGGGAAAAGTACCGTTTACTCATACCTTTACTCCTTTTTCTACAAGACGTGTATGTGATCAGGTTACATTATCAGTTGCTTATGCAGGACTGAATGTAAAGATTATGGGTAGTGACCCCGGAGTGACTGCAGAGCTTAATGGCGGTACTCATATGAGTATGGAAGATGTAGCAATTATGAGAAATATACCGGATATGATTATATACGAACCCGTAGACAGCGCTCAGTTAAAGAAGATTTTCCCACAAATATTAGAGCATTACGGCCCTGTATATATAAGGTTGTTAAGAAGAAATGCAGTTCAGATATTTGATGACAATACTGAATTCAAACTTGGTAAGGGTATTGTTATTAAAGAGGGAAAAGATGTTACCATTCTGGCAAGCGGAATAATGGTGGCGGAGGCTTTGAAGGCAGCTCAAACACTGTCTGCAAAAGGAATAGACGCAGAAATAATAAATATTCATACAATTAAACCTTTAGATGAAGAACTTGTGCTGCAAAGTGCAAGAAAGACGGGAGCAGTTGTAACCGCCGAAAATCATTCCATACTCAACGGATTGGGAGGAGCAGTTGCAGAATACCTCAGCGAAAACTATCCTGTTCCAGTACAGAGAGTTGGAGTAAAGGATACCTTTGGAGAAGTAGGTTTTACAGACTTTCTGAAAGAAAAATATGGACTTACTGAAAAAGAAATAGTTCTGGCAGCTGAAAAAGCCATAGCCATGAAAAGATAA
- a CDS encoding glycerol dehydrogenase has protein sequence MKKVMISPSKYIQGEDELYNLGTYAKEFSNRALLVASKVDQSRVQNYIDKALETDSFDIVYGEFGEECTKKEIARLQKLAEDKNCGVFIGLGGGKALDTAKAASFLSKKPVIIVPTIASTDAPTSKLAIIYNEKSEFEEYFHLQKNPDLVLVDTGIISKAPVRFLIAGMGDALSTYFEARSCIRSGANNMPGGKSTKAAYALATLCFETLMEESLKAKAACEMKVVTPALENIVEANILLSGLGFESSGLAAAHAVHNGLTVLEETHHYMHGEKVSFGTVVHLVLENAPQEEIDNVIGYCKSVGLPTCLKDLGIVQVTEEKIMAIAEAATAEGETIHNMPFPVKAKDVYAAIMTADKLGQ, from the coding sequence ATGAAAAAAGTAATGATATCACCATCAAAATATATACAGGGTGAGGATGAACTGTATAATTTAGGAACCTATGCAAAGGAATTTTCCAACAGGGCATTACTGGTAGCCTCAAAGGTAGACCAATCAAGAGTACAGAATTATATTGATAAAGCATTGGAAACAGATTCCTTTGATATAGTGTATGGAGAGTTTGGAGAAGAGTGTACAAAAAAAGAAATAGCAAGATTGCAAAAACTTGCTGAAGATAAAAACTGCGGAGTATTTATCGGTTTAGGAGGCGGAAAGGCTCTGGATACAGCTAAAGCAGCTTCCTTCCTTTCAAAGAAGCCTGTAATTATTGTTCCTACCATAGCATCCACAGATGCTCCCACAAGTAAGCTTGCTATAATATATAACGAAAAAAGCGAATTTGAAGAATACTTCCATCTGCAAAAGAATCCTGATCTTGTACTTGTTGATACAGGGATTATCTCAAAGGCTCCGGTAAGGTTCCTTATAGCAGGTATGGGGGATGCGCTTTCCACATATTTTGAGGCAAGGTCTTGTATAAGATCCGGCGCAAACAACATGCCCGGAGGCAAAAGCACCAAGGCTGCATACGCATTAGCAACACTTTGCTTTGAAACACTGATGGAGGAATCCTTGAAAGCAAAGGCAGCTTGTGAAATGAAAGTTGTTACACCTGCACTTGAAAATATAGTTGAAGCAAACATACTGCTAAGTGGTCTGGGCTTTGAAAGCAGCGGTCTTGCAGCAGCACATGCAGTTCACAACGGTCTTACCGTACTTGAGGAAACTCATCATTATATGCATGGTGAAAAAGTATCCTTTGGAACAGTTGTTCATTTGGTACTGGAAAATGCACCACAAGAAGAAATAGACAATGTAATTGGATATTGTAAATCTGTAGGTCTTCCAACTTGTCTTAAAGACCTTGGAATTGTTCAGGTAACAGAAGAAAAAATCATGGCTATAGCAGAAGCTGCCACTGCCGAAGGTGAAACAATACACAACATGCCTTTCCCTGTTAAGGCAAAGGACGTATATGCTGCAATAATGACTGCCGACAAACTAGGCCAATAG
- a CDS encoding transglutaminase-like domain-containing protein, whose product MFKKLSAILSLVLVLSIFFSTTVVRGESTAIDKSNLRNGIISINYSSDSGAKTKVVITKDGVKYTYNLNNNGVYPLTLGDGDYDVSVWENIEGNSYQLIEDDTITLDLKDKNKVFLQSIQLINWNNDMEVIKKAASLTKNLKTDNEKAIAIYNYVVKNYKYDYSKISKVSADYITDIPTVYKKSKGICYDFAVIYSAMLRSVGIPAKMVTGYKSDIKTYHAWNEVYIKEINKWVTIDTTYDSTKLSNNKKVSMIKQNSDYKVMKIY is encoded by the coding sequence ATGTTTAAAAAACTATCTGCAATACTGTCACTAGTGTTGGTTTTATCAATATTTTTCTCTACAACCGTTGTACGAGGAGAATCAACAGCAATTGATAAAAGTAATCTTAGAAACGGCATTATTAGTATTAATTATTCATCTGATTCCGGTGCCAAAACTAAGGTTGTAATTACCAAAGATGGCGTCAAATACACATATAATTTAAACAATAATGGTGTTTACCCATTGACATTGGGGGATGGGGATTATGATGTTTCCGTTTGGGAGAACATAGAAGGAAATTCTTATCAGCTGATAGAAGACGATACGATTACCCTTGATTTAAAGGACAAAAATAAAGTGTTTCTCCAGTCAATCCAATTAATAAATTGGAATAATGATATGGAGGTTATAAAGAAAGCTGCAAGCTTAACAAAGAACCTTAAAACTGATAATGAAAAAGCAATTGCAATTTATAATTATGTAGTTAAAAATTATAAATATGATTATAGCAAGATTTCAAAAGTAAGTGCTGATTATATTACGGATATACCTACTGTATATAAAAAGTCTAAAGGCATTTGTTATGATTTTGCAGTGATTTACTCAGCAATGTTAAGAAGTGTGGGGATTCCGGCAAAAATGGTTACAGGATATAAATCCGATATAAAAACTTACCATGCATGGAATGAGGTATATATCAAGGAAATTAACAAGTGGGTTACCATAGATACTACGTATGATTCTACAAAACTGAGTAATAACAAAAAAGTTTCAATGATTAAACAAAATAGTGATTATAAAGTTATGAAAATATATTAG
- a CDS encoding transketolase, whose translation MDNKIEMLESRACEIRKLTIQTIGKLGVGHIGGALSLCEVLSALYFEVMNIDSNDSKMENRDRLVLSKGHGGPALYSALALKGFIPMEELDTLNKPNTNLPSHCDMKRTNGIDMSTGSLGQGFSASTGMAVAAKMDKKSLYVYSIIGDGESQEGQIWEAAMLAGSRGLDNIIAFTDYNKMQIDGLIEEVNGLEPLDRKWEAFGWHVQTIDGHDLKQILYAIDNAKKIKGKPHMIILNTIKGKGGFFCENSVASHNMPISDDTWKKAVELLDKREDA comes from the coding sequence ATGGATAACAAAATTGAAATGCTTGAAAGCAGAGCATGTGAAATACGGAAGTTAACCATACAAACCATTGGGAAACTTGGTGTTGGACATATAGGTGGAGCATTATCACTCTGTGAAGTTTTGTCAGCACTTTATTTTGAAGTTATGAACATTGATTCAAATGATTCAAAAATGGAAAACAGAGACAGGTTGGTTTTATCAAAAGGCCATGGAGGTCCGGCACTGTATTCGGCACTGGCATTAAAGGGTTTTATTCCAATGGAGGAATTAGATACCCTGAACAAGCCTAATACAAACCTTCCAAGCCACTGTGACATGAAGAGAACAAATGGTATCGACATGTCGACAGGTTCACTGGGCCAAGGATTTTCAGCTTCAACAGGAATGGCGGTTGCAGCTAAAATGGATAAGAAAAGTCTTTATGTATACTCAATTATCGGAGATGGAGAGAGTCAGGAAGGGCAGATTTGGGAAGCAGCCATGCTGGCAGGCAGCAGAGGCCTTGACAATATCATAGCCTTTACAGATTACAATAAAATGCAGATTGACGGTCTGATAGAGGAAGTAAATGGACTTGAACCTCTGGACAGGAAATGGGAAGCTTTTGGCTGGCATGTACAAACAATTGACGGACATGATTTAAAACAAATTTTATATGCCATTGACAATGCTAAGAAGATTAAAGGAAAACCACATATGATTATTTTAAATACCATTAAGGGTAAGGGTGGATTTTTCTGTGAAAATAGTGTTGCCTCTCATAATATGCCTATTTCCGATGATACATGGAAAAAGGCCGTGGAATTACTGGATAAAAGGGAGGATGCATAA
- a CDS encoding PocR ligand-binding domain-containing protein, with product MKKNLLDLDYIINADNYRNIQDSIADSTDMAIITVDYKGKPITHHSKCTNLCKFVRSHPELSLICEKCDSRGGLEAARLNQPYIYLCHMGIVDFAIPIAVDGQYLGAVMGGQVRVEDASEMESLEKITSQKTDILDYINKNELEDLYKSLPVMKLQKVRANAAMIYNICNYIVGEAVLKINLSDGAISKEAHYNHYQHNKTSVNTESWNTGISEKNKSDISNRENIILKPALDYIEKYYTRNISLNNMASLCNISTSYFSKLFRRTIGDNFSNHINRIRIKKARELLETTDIPITNIALDLGFEDSGYFIKVFKKFEGVTPSKFRNDAL from the coding sequence GTGAAAAAGAACTTGTTGGATCTGGATTATATAATAAACGCCGATAACTATAGAAATATTCAGGATTCAATTGCTGATTCCACAGATATGGCTATTATTACGGTGGATTACAAGGGTAAACCCATAACTCATCATAGCAAATGTACAAATTTATGTAAATTTGTACGTTCTCATCCTGAACTGTCCCTCATATGCGAAAAGTGTGATTCCAGAGGAGGTCTGGAGGCAGCTCGGTTAAATCAGCCCTATATATACTTGTGCCATATGGGGATAGTGGATTTTGCCATACCCATAGCAGTTGACGGGCAGTACCTTGGTGCTGTTATGGGAGGTCAGGTTCGAGTTGAAGATGCCTCGGAAATGGAATCACTAGAGAAAATTACCAGCCAAAAAACAGATATTCTTGATTATATCAATAAAAATGAACTTGAAGATTTGTACAAAAGTCTGCCGGTAATGAAGCTTCAAAAGGTACGAGCCAATGCTGCAATGATATATAACATCTGTAACTATATTGTAGGCGAAGCAGTTCTGAAAATAAACCTTAGCGATGGGGCTATTTCAAAGGAAGCACACTATAATCATTATCAGCATAACAAAACGTCTGTAAATACGGAAAGCTGGAATACAGGCATATCTGAAAAAAATAAAAGTGATATAAGCAACCGGGAAAATATTATTCTTAAACCGGCTCTTGATTATATAGAAAAATACTATACCCGAAATATCAGCCTTAATAATATGGCCAGCTTATGCAATATCAGTACAAGTTATTTCAGTAAGCTGTTCAGAAGAACAATAGGCGATAATTTCTCAAATCACATAAACAGAATCAGAATAAAAAAAGCCAGAGAACTCCTTGAAACCACTGATATTCCCATAACAAATATAGCGTTGGATTTGGGCTTTGAAGACAGCGGCTATTTTATTAAAGTCTTTAAAAAATTCGAGGGAGTTACACCTTCTAAATTCAGAAACGATGCTCTTTGA